One part of the Lotus japonicus ecotype B-129 chromosome 2, LjGifu_v1.2 genome encodes these proteins:
- the LOC130735701 gene encoding uncharacterized protein LOC130735701: MEQDLPTFIRPCKLRGNSSASSRPLIPGPAGVVQAAMIQRSSTTDGHLIPTQQFVRRVVEDGHDTDPDFHSNAWLSALQLGGSATPLGSITHHLERVDLIVAVIKSCTPNRFGDVSVTLKDPTGTVGASVHHKVFIESEFAKDINVGSVMLIQKVAVFSPRKSNCYLNITLPNIVKVFSSDCRPPSETFTDITED; encoded by the exons atggaaCAAGATTTGCCCACCTTCATCCGCCCTTGCAAACTCCGAGGCAACTCTTCTGCAAgttctcgtcctctcattcccggCCCTGCTGGTGTTGTCCAGGCCGCCATGATTCAACGCAGCTCCACTACCGACGGACACCTCATTCCAACCCAACAATTTGTTAGGCGCGTCGTCGAAGACGGTCACGACACTGATCCCGATTTTCACTCCAATGCTTGGCTTTCAGCCCTGCAATTAGGCGGATCTGCAACTCCTCTGGGTTCCATCACTCACCATCTAGAAAGGGTCGATCTCATCGTCGCAGTTATCAAATCATGCACGCCAAACAGATTCGGCGATGTGTCAGTTACCCTGAAG GATCCTACGGGCACTGTCGGTGCTAGTGTCCATCACAAGGTTTTCATTGAAAGCGAATTCGCGAAGGACATAAATGTTGGATCTGTTATGCTTATCCAGAAG GTAGCTGTGTTTTCTCCTAGAAAATCTAATTGTTACCTGAACATAACATTGCCCAACATAGTTAAG GTATTCTCCAGTGACTGTAGACCTCCATCAGAAACATTCACCGACATTACAGAAGATTGA
- the LOC130739730 gene encoding protein SPIRAL1-like 1, whose product MGRGVSSGGGQSSLGYLFGSGEAPKPAPAPATNNAQPEVQPVHNEPPSKPAAPKTIIDPNKPAGINSNSADGLNTGTFITDRPSTKVHAAPGGGSSLGYLFGGPGEGK is encoded by the exons ATGGGTCGTGGTGTTAGCAGTGGTGGTGGTCAAAGTTCATTGGGTTATCTTTTTGGCAGTGGAGAGGCCCCGAAACCAGCACCAGCACCAGCAACAAATAATGCCCAACCTGAAGTGCAGCCTGTACATAATGAGCCTCCTTCAAAACCAGCTGCTCCTAAAACAATAATTGACCCAAACAAGCCCGCTGGTATAAATAGTAATTCTGCAGATGGCCTGAACACTGGCACCTTCATCACG GACCGACCCTCAACCAAGGTCCATGCTGCTCCTGGTGGTGGCTCTTCTCTTGGTTACCTCTTTGGTGGGCCTGGGGAAGGAAAATGA